A region from the Neurospora crassa OR74A linkage group V, whole genome shotgun sequence genome encodes:
- a CDS encoding G-patch DNA repair protein, with translation MSGPPPARGGLSLYANLLDPSGTSDSTSASNDAVANKQDDAPAKKAVNPAFAFQPIRRPQVKQANKPKPTLPKAPPSISIAAVAATVKTSEPENNGTTDVTTTSTAYIAAPQQRSTLADWVATEDDEYLYSGSNNRRERGGRRKKKKKNDDRQVETNWDELYDPARPTNVEEYLRSDERIREIRDWKAVLYAHRRKRRDSFDSRRSDEDEEEEDRRVMNNQFAPPVSFSFAPPPMSPPRATTTTTSAPVPAVSIPVDESADEAYARRLALSGMAPPPPQPQPPAAEPSVPDTATISRAPVRYEAPPQPPSAPDGSGHDAMDLDSDDEDVNYDSIPVPLGTGSASPAPEDADAPKSKLPGQAGFAARLMSKYGWTAGSGLGASESGITTALQVKVEKRKKRSDAEGGGWAEPGGRGKIIAGKPAAGSSSKGEEQDGGKFGKMSEVIVLDHMLDGMSDEELRQEVEGGDLYEEIGTECGEKYGRVMRLFVETEGRRVFIRFTDGVSALRAVNALEGRIFNGNAIVPRFYDLEKFEAGVYK, from the exons ATGTCAGGACCACCCCCCGCGCGAGGAGGCCTGTCTCTCTACGCCAACCTTCTCGACCCCAGTGGCACAAGCGATTCGACATCTGCCTCGAACGATGCTGTCGCAAACAAGCAAGATGACGCCCCTGCAAAGAAGGCCGTAAATCCAG CATTCGCCTTCCAACCCATCCGCCGACCACAAGTCAAACAAGCAAACAAGCCCAAGCCTACCCTTCCCAAAGCGCcaccctccatctccataGCAGCAGTCGCAGCAACCGTCAAGACATCCGAACCCGAAAACAATGGCACAACTGATGTCACAACGACGTCAACAGCGTATATCGCAGCGCCCCAACAGCGCAGTACCCTAGCCGACTGGGTAGCcaccgaagacgacgaaTACCTCTACAGCGGATCCAACAACCGACGAGAACGCGGCGGGCgcagaaagaaaaagaagaagaacgatGACCGACAAGTCGAGACAAATTGGGACGAGCTCTACGATCCAGCGAGACCGACAAACGTCGAAGAATACCTGCGTAGTGATGAGCGCATCAGGGAGATTCGCGATTGGAAGGCGGTGCTGTATGCGCATagacggaagaggagggataGCTTTGATAGCAGGAggagtgatgaggatgaggaagaagaggataggAGGGTGATGAATA ACCAGTTCGCGCCGCCAGTTTCTTTCTCGTtcgcaccaccacccatgtCACCACCACGagctacaacaacaactacatCGGCACCCGTGCCTGCGGTATCAATACCAGTAGACGAATCTGCCGACGAAGCCTACGCTCGCAGACTAGCACTATCAGGCatggcaccaccaccaccacagccacaACCACCTGCAGCTGAACCATCAGTACCAGACACAGCAACAATCTCCCGTGCCCCAGTCCGCTACGAAGCCCCACCACAACCCCCCTCTGCCCCAGATGGCTCCGGACATGACGCCATGGATCTTGACtcggacgacgaagacgtTAACTACGACTCCATCCCCGTCCCCCTCGGCACCGGCTCTGCTTCGCCTGCTCCCGAGGACGCCGACGCTCCCAAATCAAAACTACCAGGCCAAGCCGGCTTCGCCGCCCGTCTCATGTCCAAATACGGCTGGACCGCCGGCTCGGGTTTGGGAGCCTCCGAATCAGGCATCACCACCGCTTTGCAAGTCAAAGTCGAGAAGCGCAAGAAGCGATCCGATGCTGAAGGCGGCGGATGGGCGGAGCCTGGTGGGAGGGGCAAAATCATTGCTGGGAAACCTGCTGCTGGTAGCTCGTCAAAGGGGGAAGAACAGGACGGTGGTAAGTTTGGAAAGATGAGTGAGGTGATTGTGCTGGATCATATGCTGGATGGGATGAGTGATGAAGAGTTACGacaggaggtggaggggggaGATTTGTACGAGGAGATTGGGACTGAGTGTGGAGAGAAATACGGACGGGTCATGAGGTTGTTTGTGGAGacggaggggaggagggtgttTATTCGGTTTACCGATGGGGTTTCTGCTCTGAGG GCTGTCAATGCACTCGAAGGTCGCATCTTTAATGGCAACGCCATCGTTCCGAGGTTTTATGACTTGGAAAAGTTTGAGGCGGGGGTTTATAAGTAG
- a CDS encoding 3-oxoacyl-(acyl-carrier-protein) reductase: MSQPLKGKLAIVSGSSRGIGAAIAENLASKGCNLILNYTTPSSASLASELSDRLNKTYSISSVPVQADIGTPEGPQAIITAATSAFSKADGSLQIDIIINNAGIARNDLIPNVKVDDFTETYRVNVLGPLLLVQTAQPYLPKDRSGRIVNISSVSSSTGFIGQSVYGGSKAAIEAMTRTWSRELAENCTVNAVNPGPVEGPMYASNSEEFLEGIEGWIKHTPLMKAREDLHGKEAVEEAKQWHGRLAKTGEIAGVVGMLCGEEAGWCTGQVVCANGGMLMLH, translated from the exons ATGTCCCAACCACTCAAGGGCAAGCTTGCCATTGTTTCCGGCTCTTCTAGAG GCATCGGCGCCGCCATCGCCGAGAACCTCGCCTCCAAAGGCTGCAACCTCATCCTCAACTacaccaccccctcctccgcctccctaGCCTCCGAGCTGTCCGACCGTCTCAACAAGACCTactccatctcctccgtGCCCGTCCAAGCCGACATTGGCACTCCCGAAGGCCCCCaagccatcatcaccgccgccacGTCCGCCTTCTCCAAGGCCGATGGCTCCCTCCAgatcgacatcatcatcaacaacgccGGCATCGCCCGCAACGACCTGATTCCCAACGTCAAGGTGGACGACTTTACGGAAACCTACCGTGTCAATGTCCTAGGCCCCTTGCTGCTCGTCCAGACTGCCCAGCCTTACCTCCCCAAGGACCGCTCTGGCCGCATCGTCAATatctcctccgtctcctcctccactggCTTCATAGGCCAGTCCGTCTACGGCGGCTCCAAGGCGGCCATCGAAGCCATGACCCGTACCTGGAGCCGCGAGCTGGCTGAGAACTGTACAGTCAACGCTGTCAACCCAGGCCCGGTCGAGGGACCCATGTATGCATCCAACTCGGAGGAGTTTCTGGAGGGCATCGAGGGGTGGATCAAGCACACGCCGCTGATGAAGGCGCGGGAGGATCTGCATGGCAAGGAGGCCGTGGAGGAGGCGAAGCAGTGGCATGGCAGGCTGGCGAAGACGGGGGAGATTGCGGGGGTGGTGGGCATGTTGTGTGGTGAGGAGGCGGGGTGGTGTACGGGACAAGTTGTTTGTGCTAATGGggggatgttgatgttgcatTAA
- a CDS encoding N-acetyltransferase complex ARD1 subunit, variant, with protein sequence MDIRVLRPSDIPLIQHANIENLPENYFLKYYLYHALSWPQLSYVAVDVSRPAKSAYDYPKIVGYVLAKMEEEPTDGVQHGHITSLSVMRTHRRLGIAEKLMRQSQQAMVETFGAHYVSLHVRVSNAAAIHLYRDTLGFKTEKTEAKYYADGEDAYCMKLDLAPIREALLAEQLDEKDAKPKIEEGKGSEGVDEGEAVGDVGRDPEADSKKEDKTVKVKVGRGLGVGELVERDESKH encoded by the exons ATGGATATTCGCGTCCTCCGCCCCTCGGACATCCCTCTGATCCAGCACGCCAACATCGAGAACCTGCCCGAGAACTACTTCCTCAAGTACTACCTGTACCACGCGCTCTCATGGCCTCAGCTGTCGTATGTCGCCGTCGACGTGAGCCGCCCGGCCAAGAGCGCCTACGACTACCCCAAGATCGTCGGCTACGTCCTGgccaagatggaggaggagccgaCGGACGGAGTGCAGCACGGTCACATTACTAGCTTGAGCGTGATGCGCACCCATAGGCGACTCGGCATTGCTGAGAAGCTGATGAGGCAGTCTC AACAAGCAATGGTCGAGACCTTCGGCGCCCACTACGTCTCTCTGCACGTGCGCGTCtccaacgccgccgccatccaCCTGTACCGCGACACTTTGGGCTTCAAGACGGAGAAGACGGAAGCCAAGTACTACGCCGACGGCGAGGACGCCTATTGCATGAAGCTCGACCTGGCGCCCATCCGCGAGGCGCTTTTGGCCGAGCAGCTGGACGAGAAGGACGCCAAACCAAAAatcgaggaaggaaagggatcGGAAGGGGTGGATGAGGGTGAGGCGGTTGGTGATGTCGGTCGTGATCCTGAAGCAGACTCTAAGAAAGAGGATAAGAcggtcaaggtcaaggtcgGTAGGGGGTTAGGTGTGGGTGAGTTGGTGGAGAGGGATGAGAGTAAACACTAG
- a CDS encoding RNA exonuclease 3 yields the protein MDTVLQNLGSIPCPHGDRCTESGCLFQHSWNKKPAAPASAKHDGPDADDNPRKRRKLSTEPTQSTPPTTAESSQPNPEPVTAKKPVSPPPLGRKPTVLSVQSSPSEAPATPATKPAAVSSPANPTPEKSAEKKVPIRKAQASRKVETLNPRMLKGVAPATFEFRFKALTMLHEQFVRLNKEMEKAAGKDAESKKLIFTPQELIWLSLDLEEKIAMDKPSIYNNVIKNRIMGYKKMTPKQWKAERLAEIKKEEERKAAATQASSKKQAVLGPPKEINTGLTPQEEIAFLPHVLTSITELAQHGYVPKPPSEEEIKKAREGVEAAMGWETCDRCTKRFQVFPGRREEDGALTSGGPCTYHWGRLIYPERNPTSTVQQERTYRCCKQLAGDSTGCTSCSTHVFTVKSPARLATIVPFVETPENPSVPKDRAVCFDCEMCYTVNGLELVRLTAVNWPDGKELLDILIRPMGEILDLNSRFSGVWPEDLINAEPWKPVPPLDPVIDTDSSPKPQSTTNNPPEPDQRKKMQIVPSLAVARDLLFSLISPATPLIGHGLENDLNAMRICHPTLIDTVLLFPHKKALPYRHGLKMLMEWNLNKAIQVEPDADSAADGTTGQGGKLLGHDSAEDARAAGDLVRFKIQHTWARMKREGWTLKDGEFVPPKDSKGKKSGGEKLTEVRKTRDGTEEGELVEV from the coding sequence ATGGACACCGTTTTACAGAACTTGGGGTCAATCCCATGCCCGCATGGCGACAGATGCACTGAGTCCGGATGTCTCTTTCAACACAGCTGGAACAAGAAGCCGGCCGCTCCAGCGTCAGCCAAACACGATGGTCCGGACGCAGATGACAATCCGCGAAAGCGTCGCAAGTTGTCGACAGAGCCTACCCAGAGTACACCGCCGACAACGGCAGAGTCTTCGCAGCCCAACCCGGAGCCTGTGACGGCCAAGAAACCTGTGTCGCCCCCGCCACTGGGCCGAAAGCCAACAGTTTTGTCTGTTCAGTCAAGTCCGTCTGAGGCTCCCGCTACCCCAGCAACTAAACCGGCAGCCGTCTCATCACCCGCCAATCCAACACCCGAGAAAAgcgccgagaagaaggtgcCCATTCGGAAGGCACAAGCTTCTCGGAAGGTCGAGACACTCAACCCTCGCATGCTCAAGGGCGTGGCACCTGCTACGTTTGAGTTCCGGTTCAAAGCATTGACGATGCTGCACGAACAATTCGTCCGACTGAACAAAGAGATGGAAAAGGCGGCCGGCAAAGATGCGGAGAGCAAGAAGTTGATTTTTACTCCGCAAGAACTAATATGGCTTTCTCTGGActtggaggagaagattgcGATGGACAAGCCGTCCATCTACAATAATGTCATCAAAAATCGCATCATGGGCTACAAGAAGATGACGCCCAAACAATGGAAGGCAGAGCGTCTTGCAGAGattaagaaggaagaggaacgcAAAGCCGCTGCGACTCAAGCAAGCTCCAAGAAGCAGGCCGTTCTCGGTCCTCCCAAGGAGATCAACACAGGTTTGACGCCGCAAGAAGAGATCGCCTTCCTACCCCATGTTCTCACGTCCATCACCGAACTCGCCCAACATGGATACGTCCCCAAGCCGCCATCTGAAgaggaaataaaaaaggcACGCGAGGGCGTTGAGGCTGCCATGGGCTGGGAGACATGCGACCGCTGCACCAAGCGTTTCCAAGTCTTCCCCGGCCGTCGCGAAGAGGACGGCGCTCTCACCAGCGGCGGTCCCTGCACCTACCACTGGGGCCGACTCATCTACCCAGAGCGTAACCCAACCAGTACCGTCCAGCAAGAGAGGACTTACCGATGCTGCAAACAACTCGCCGGCGATTCAACCGGCTGTACAAGCTGCAGCACTCACGTCTTCACCGTCAAGTCCCCCGCCCGTCTAGCAACCATTGTGCCCTTTGTGGAAACCCCCGAGAACCCCTCCGTACCCAAGGACCGCGCCGTCTGCTTCGACTGCGAAATGTGCTACACGGTCAACGGTCTTGAACTCGTTCGCTTGACAGCAGTCAACTGGCCTGACGGCAAAGAACTCCTTGACATCCTCATCCGCCCCATGGGCGAGATCCTCGACCTCAACTCCCGCTTCTCCGGCGTCTGGCCAGAGGATCTCATCAACGCTGAGCCATGGAAACCCGTTCCTCCTCTTGACCCCGTCATCGACACCGATTCCTCCCCCAAGCCCCAAAGCACAACCAACAACCCACCAGAACCCGACCAGCGCAAAAAGATGCAAATCGTTCCTTCCCTCGCCGTCGCCCGCGACCTACTATTCAGCCTCATATCCCCCGCCACCCCGCTTATAGGCCACGGCCTGGAAAACGACCTCAACGCCATGCGCATCTGCCACCCCACGCTCATCGACACCGTTCTTCTCTTTCCGCACAAGAAGGCCCTTCCCTATCGACACGGGCTGAAGATGTTGATGGAATGGAACCTCAACAAGGCTATCCAGGTGGAACCGGATGCTGATTCCGCCGCCGATGGGACGACGGGACAGGGCGGAAAGCTACTAGGGCACGATTCAGCGGAGGACGCAAGGGCGGCGGGAGATTTGGTCAGGTTCAAGATCCAGCATACGTGGGCGAGAAtgaagagggaggggtgGACGTTGAAGGATGGAGAGTTTGTGCCGCCGAAGGATtcgaaggggaagaagagtggTGGGGAGAAGCTGACGGAAgtgaggaagacgagggaTGGcacggaggagggggaatTGGTTGAGGTTTAG
- the qcr8 gene encoding ubiquinol-cytochrome-c reductase chain VIII: MRPTQTMLGGGGGAPIGKHNHYLGGWGNFGGMKQRGIISYGISPNRQNPLAGTAHDAVFNTFRRVSSQFLYWAPSLVAGYYIMNWAIERNHYLNSKAGRAEFAGQEE, translated from the exons ATGCGTCCTACTCAGACCATgctcggtggcggcggcggtgcccCCATCGGCAAGCACAACCA CTACCTTGGTGGCTGGGGTAACTTTG GTGGCATGAAGCAGAGGGGCATCATCTCCTACGGTATCAGCCCTAACCGCCAGAACCCCCTCGCCGGCACTGCCCACGACGCCGTTTTCAACACCTTCAGACGTGTCAGCTCCCAGTTCCTCTACTGGGCCCCCTCCCTTGTTGCCGGCTACTACATCATGAACTGGGCTATCGAGCG GAACCACTACCTCAACTCGAAGGCCGGTCGTGCTGAGTTCGCTGGCCAGGAGGAGTAA
- a CDS encoding NIF domain-containing protein has translation MNSLNIISARVSPTSSPTPSRSNSISALSLAHHLSSKEEDDHHGPRSNDELLGLANKNNTLSEEPEDKESAAQGGYDGQHYDPDEKTPLLAQDQPKSPTTWASLPKRFAFAIVESIRWLLMTIAAPGLYLVALFYDAEGNFAPTKQLRKLFGRYGGNAKEMAVDYHEAAALSDANLDGAGIGGSIRKSRKSRLRSSGSSSSGLSSESESEVESRTGSSSSGRRLKSKSSQDSEEIAPARRSIRIKLHSDADSLRQRKQRKDRSSASGRSTTNSDGNGGSGQQNLSVPGNDISAQLKSPTSPVGALTKYPKTPAPPRPLIPKRQPSYKISAVDPANLKHQKTLILDLDETLIHSMSKGGRMSSGHMVEVRLNTTYVGVGGQQTIGPQHPILYYVHKRPHCDEFLRRVSKWYNLVVFTASVQEYADPVIDWLESDRKYFSARYYRQHCTFRHGAFIKDLSSVEPDLSKVMILDNSPLSYMFHQDNAIPIQGWISDPTDLDLMYLIPFLEGLQYVSDVRALLALRDGEDGQHTA, from the exons ATGAACTCCCTAAACATCATCTCGGCCCGAGTATCACCAACGTCCAGCCCGACCCCGTCTCGATCGAACTCTATAAGCGCACTCAGTCTAGCCCACCATCTTAGCagcaaagaggaggacgatcaCCATGGGCCGCGCAGCAACGATGAGCTGTTGGGTCTAgccaacaaaaacaacacaCTGTCAGAAGAGCCCGAGGACAAGGAGTCGGCTGCACAAGGGGGATACGATGGACAGCACTACGATCCCGACGAGAAGACTCCTCTGCTAGCCCAAGATCAGCCCAAGTCGCCGACCACATGGGCGTCCCTCCCGAAGCGCTTCGCGTTTGCCATTGTCGAGTCTATACGCTGGCTGCTCATGACGATCGCTGCGCCTGGCCTCTACTTGGTCGCTTTGTTCTACGATGCCGAGGGCAACTTTGCGCCTACCAAACAATTACGGAAACTCTTTGGTCGATATGGAGGAAACGCGAAGGAAATGGCTGTGGATTACCACGAGGCAGCTGCCCTCTCTGACGCCAACCTGGACGGGGCCGGTATTGGAGGAAGCATTCGCAAGTCACGAAAGTCTCGCCTCCGTTCTAGCGGCTCCTCATCGTCAGGACTCTcgtccgagtccgagtcgGAGGTGGAAAGCCGGACAGGTAGTAGCAGCAGCGGACGACGTCTTAAATCGAAATCATCCCAAGACTCTGAAGAAATCGCACCGGCACGACGCTCCATAAGAATCAAGCTTCACTCGGACGCCGACTCCCTACGACAGCGCAAACAGCGAAAGGAccgctcctccgcctccggccGATCTACCACTAATAGCGACGGCAACGGCGGGTCCGGCCAGCAAAACCTTAGCGTCCCCGGCAACGACATCTCGGCCCAGCTCAAGTCACCCACGTCGCCCGTCGGTGCCCTGACCAAGTACCCCAAGACGCCGGCGCCCCCAAGGCCTCTGATCCCCAAGCGCCAGCCCTCGTACAAGATCAGCGCCGTCGACCCAGCCAACCTCAAGCACCAAAAGACGCtcatcctcgacctcgacgaGACCCTAATTCACTCCATGTCCAAAGGCGGCCGCATGTCCTCGGGCCACATGGTTGAAGTGCGACTGAACACGACTTATGTGGGCGTGGGCGGGCAACAGACCATCGGGCCGCAGCATCCCATCCTCTACTACGTGCACAAGCGCCCCCATTGCGACGAGTTCCTGCGACGCGTTAGCAAGTGGTACAACCTGGTGGTGTTCACGGCGTCGGTGCAGGAGTATGCGGACCCCGTGATCGACTGGCTGGAGAGCGACCGCAAGTACTTCTCGGCCAGGTATTACCGGCAGCATTGCACGTTTAGACATGGGGCGTTTATCAAGGATCTGAGCTCGGTGGAGCCGGATCTGAGCAAGGTCATGATATTGGATAATAGCCCGTTGAGTTATATGTTTCATCAGG ACAATGCGATACCCATACAAGGCTGGATTAGCGACCCGACAGACCTCGACTTGATGTACTTGATACCGTTCCTCGAAGGTCTGCAGTACGTGTCGGACGTGAGAGCCCTGTTGGCTTTGAGAGACGGAGAGGATGGGCAGCATACGGCTTAA
- a CDS encoding ribosome biogenesis protein Nhp2: MGATDKIKEKKDKSEKKDKKEKKMSEEAGVKKEKKDKKEKKEKTEKLAKAVEAHLEKEGSVDPEDVVKTAEDLVPFALPLADDKTHKKIYKLIKKGAKLKSIHRGVKECEKAIKKCPLRTAASPPADAPGLVIIAGDISPMDVIMHFPILCEEHGVPYLYIRSRADLGVAACTKRATSVVMLKPEGKKSSGKEEGDKVDPAEYLEAYKELVKTAQKQWNVQVEPWVKGTHPLQIEAKVKGTA; this comes from the exons ATGGGTGCCAccgacaagatcaaggagaagaaggacaagtccgagaagaaggacaagaaggagaagaagatgagcgaGGAGGCCGgtgtcaagaaggagaagaaggacaagaaggagaagaaggagaagaccgAGAAGCTCGCCAAGGCCGTCGAGGCTCACCTCGAGAAGGAGGGTTCCGTCGACCCTGAGGATGTCGTCAAGACCGCCGAGGACCTCGTCCCCTTTGCCCTTCCCCTCGCCGACGACAAGACCCACAAGAAGATTTACAAGTTGATCAAGAAGG GCGCCAAGCTCAAGTCCATCCACCGCGGCGTAAAAGAGTGCGAgaaggccatcaagaagtGCCCCCTCCGGACCGCCGCCTCCCCTCCCGCCGACGCTCCcggcctcgtcatcatcgccgGCGACATCTCGCCCATGGACGTGATCATGCACTTCCCCATTCTGTGCGAGGAGCACGGCGTTCCCTACCTGTACATTCGCTCGCGCGCCGACCTCGGCGTTGCCGCCTGCACCAAGCGCGCCACCTCGGTGGTGATGCTCAAGCCCGAGGGCAAGAAGTCCTCtggcaaggaggagggcgacaAGGTCGACCCTGCCGAGTACCTCGAGGCCTACAAGGAGCTGGTCAAGACGGCGCAAAAACAGTGGAACGTCCAGGTCGAGCCCTGGGTCAAGGGTACTCACCCGCTCCAGATCGAGGCCAAGGTCAAGGGCACTGCCTAA